Genomic window (Arctopsyche grandis isolate Sample6627 chromosome 5, ASM5162203v2, whole genome shotgun sequence):
cctcaaatatatagataaggtcatgggttggtcacacccaaatttttttttttcgatttaaaaattttttacttaaaaatcttaattttctaaaaccggtgaaagccggccaaccggctttttatttataaaaaaaccgaaaaccggctttttctttcgggcggttttttggaacccctagtcttgagatatgctatgttattctccaatcctttgtatttccgcttgcttttcaattcgcttgtgagaagtaagctagagtataatgcgattgtgtggaatccgcatgaatcAAATTAcactctgatgattgagaaagtgcaaaaagcatttcttcgtttcctatataggaaagaatatgggtattacccattaCTTCGGAgaaatttctcattaattcgtttcgttctccagctcctacgtggtaatacgtcatgcccgttgttgctggagcagttgggactttatgtccctaatcactatgtgcgtggtagacatcatcatttgatggctgtacctcctgccacgcacagttctttttcaaatggctcctattcttaatgaaatcgttgctgccgagactgaatgtgatattttccaccttagtgagcgtaaattgtcggatattactctaacccatttatctggtagtctgcgctcatcattgttttcatgattgattgtgatttatgagtgaaattttgattaactctcttccatttgggcctcacagggatgttttgtatttgtagttgtttcttatttattgggactggctgtagatgcaaggcattccttatgctaaatttttttatttgatatttttacgttatctgttattattaaatgctattttttatgtttatgtatggatgtatttatgtttatgttcaaatgtacttttttatgtataattgattagtatattatgtattaatttatatttaattgttattttgtttttttttgtattatattttttgaccattgtggcgctttaggaattcttgtaatgccacaatggtctgtttagaataaaataaataaataaatgtacatatgataaaagCAGCAATTGCAGACAGCTGACGTCAAACTCTAACAAAACACTAAAATccaactactgaaataaaaacttcaaaaaaaGTATGCGCagtcataaaaaaaaactaatgccGTATACTAATACAAGATATTACAGACAAACAACGACtgcgatataaaaaataagaaacctTCTCAACAATCCTCGAATATCtgtatactttatataaattcaagAAAGTTTAGAACGACCACCTGAAGGACTTTTGCATGCTTAGAGTTTCAACTATTGCAGTTGTTTGTTTTACAGTGCCAATTTAAATCCCACTATGCCGGTTGGCGGTGGGCGTGTAGTTTTGCCACTATTCTTTGGCTGTAGCTACATATTTTCGAATTTAGCAAAATCGTCATCCGACGCCATTTTGGTTAACCTTAAGAGCTGAAGTTTCCTGAACGGAACTAATTTCCAAGCAAGTTTCACCCCCGTGCGACCACCCCTGCGGTGCGATGACAAACGACGGCACTGTAGGGTGACCACTACCACCGGCCCAAACTGGTCCTACTCTGAAATAAAGCCTCTTAGTTCTGGAAACATGTTGGAGAGACACTGGAGTGCCGGCTGCAACACATTGACAAGTGTCTGCGTGCGATGGGGTGGGAAAATGGACCGGAAAAATACACGCATGCTACCCCTGTTTAACCGCGTTAatcctacgtacatacatatatgtgaatatacGTTATTGCATTGCTTACTATGTATAGAATTAGTATTGGAATTCAagataatatttgaatataagaaGACTGCGTTCATTTTTAATCTAATTTCTGTACAAGTGTATATCTTAAATATATAGAGAAATGTGTCCGTAATCCTAGTGCgtgtaatgatataaaatatacctTCGTCATATAAAGTGATATATTACATGAGACATatggtaaatatttaaatagcaacagaaaataaataaatatcacaacTATGCTACAGTAAATTTATTGAACCAAAATCATGGGCTTACTCTCGTAAGCCAGATTCACCTTTAGCAAATAATGGGAACATATTAACGTCTAAATAATAGTTTCCTCGAGTATCAGTAGGAGTCCAATAGCCCATAATTGCTCTTGCATTATTCACACACACGCCGCTTCTGAAAGTGTTCCAATCACTACATTGCACACCTAAAAAGTTGTTGTTAGTCACACTCTCTGCATAGTAAAATCCAACTATGAGATGACTGCAAACAGAAaaccagcatcctgctgcaatTGATCCACCGTGTGGAAAGAAATCTACGTGacctgcaattttttttattaaaattttgagtaAAATAAGCGTTTAAATTACGTTTAACCAACCTATTGATGTAGGAATTCCGAAAACTCCCATATTGGTATGAATAACATCCACAAAATCAGCATCCGTTGACGTCAACCTCAAATTAGCAGGTTCGTAAAAGAAACACGGGCCAGCAGGGTCAAGTCCACTGAttcgatttaattttatacctgtgatattttgaaaaactTTTCCTGCAAAACCAGAAGCGTGTGCGCCCAAACTGTGCCCTGTCAAATGGTAGTTCCGAAGCCCgtctgtaaaataataataaaagaatccgtttgtaaaataaaaaaaatccgtttgtaaaataaagtttcaatttgcttttttcaattttaacttacttttatataattcagCTAAAAGTTTGCCCACAGCTTCTCCGACGATTTGTGCGTTGGTTGAACTAGTGAAATACGAATCCGTCATCATGATCGAGTGATCTAGTGTAAGAACATTGACTTTTCCTGTATTCTTTACATTTCTAGCGATTTCCAAATAGTTGAATGGGTAAAACTGTCCAATATATCCATGGATTATCAAAATCAGGGGCAGACTTTTATTGTAATTGGAAGAAGTCAATATTCCCGAAAGAATTTcattgaatgtatattttttctgcaAATAGATACGGCTTATGTAagttttaaaagtttttcaataaaatttttttaaaaatttctttataaaaatacttCTTGATTGCCGTAATAATGCGTGAAAACCAAAGTCATCAATTTTGGTTTTGCGACCCGTTTTGCATTTTCATAATCGgcaaatgttaatttttttgccGTTGTGCctaaaataatgttaaaatcAATGCCCAGTTTTTGATTATATAACATACCTTCTATTTCATCAATgaatatacttatttttttataatactcaCAATTTGAGGTAAGGCTTTGCAACACACCTCGCTCAACAAAATTGATTACACCATCGAAAAATGCCTCTGTGCCATGATTAAAAATAACCAAAACCATAAAAAGTGAGATGAAAAGAGACAGACTcttcatttttgtatttaaaatatcctTTACaaacgtatttaaaaaaaactcaatatattgATTTGTTCATAAAACAAAATCGAAATATTAAATATCCAAAACCTTACACTGATATTGAGTTACAGCTTGTGACgatgatttatatataaatgaaatacaatagttgaaaattttatttatgtatccgttttggtgtaatttttttatatttgagcgTAGGTTGGAAAAAACGTATTATAATGTTAAgatttgcaaaaatattaaaatatactcattttaacatttttttattatttttttctatggaATTTTTAacacaatcaaaatatttttttcccaacAACAAAAtcctattgaaattaaaaaccaatttttaatgtataaatacattatcCAACATACCTGAGGCtctacgttattaatattgATGATATATAGAGACGTAATATGATCGAGTTTCCTTGGCAGAACAATTTTGCCATTTTCGGCGAGTACGTTTATATTAGAAATTAACGTTCTAGCGTAAATGCAAATGAGCAGACGTCGGGGTTTATTGGGTATTTAAAGAGCCCAGTGTTGGATACCTCTGAAGAACTACGAGTCCTAGTCCCTGAGACCCCTTGGGGTGCTTACGACCCAGCCCTATAACTTCTCTACCGGCCCTGCAAAGCTCTCGTCGGCAATTGTACGCCAGTTAACGATGGACCCTCAGGATACTGTTGTAATTCTCTGACAGATTAACTTCTATTACACCGCAACATATTGAAATGTACATTTGAGATACTAAGctggtaatattaaaattttaattgtacgCATGACGAATTTCCAACTGCGCAAAACGAAGAAGTTCAAATCTTATCAAtgtttaaattgacaaaatatgtacataacatatgtatgcacatatctaACGTGCgcaataaaaataacaacacaCTTGAATATACAACTTTATGTCATCATCTTGTTTAACAATATGTACTtatgaaaacatatttaatttttttctcggaaaatGTTCTGGTATAAGCGATCCACAAGGAATATAGGGGATCGGGATCGTACAATGTTCCTTTATCGCCCAAGCCGAACGGTTGGCTCTCTAAAGTCCTTAGATAAAATATTCCCCTAGTCGAGTTATCCACACCGAATCCCATGTAAGCTCGCGTGCCACCGGTGCAAGTCCCATCCTCGAAATGGTCCCAGTCCCGGCACACCACAGAACTAAAGGATGTCGCATTAAGCACAGACTCCCCGTAGCACTCCAAGCTGCGATCGAAGTcgcaaagtataaataaaagtcCGGTTGAGTTTTTCCTCCATTAGGATAGAAATCTGCATGTCCTTTTATCTCAAAATACAACAATTATGAGCAAATTTATGTTTCAATAAAACTTATTAAAACAGTAGCTCCCCCATTGCGTCCTGCAATCCCAGAACACCATCAGTGTGAATGTCATCGACAAAATTAGCATCATAACTAgagagtttaaaaaaaaagtgtccCCAAAAAAGTCCTGCTGGATCGAGACCAGTTATTATATCGATGTAAAATCCAGTCTTAGCATAAAACATCTTTCCAGCAAAGCTCGCAATCTGTGCAGCGAGTCCGTGTCCGATCAAAGAATTTCTTTGAAACCTACTGTGATACAAAAATGGCATTTATTTGTGTGTTGCaacattttattcatattcgaTTAATAAtcacagttatttattaaaaattaaattaaatatcgaaattaaaactattattattaagtcggtcttaaaaaaaaatttatttcgaggagagaaaaaaaacctttgacaaaAAACCTTCAACTAGACCGATCCGGCTCACACACTAACGCATAAAGACCCAGCAATCACGCACACTATTAGAAGAAATTAAGCTATTTGTCAACAGTGGTGGGAGTTTTTGacgaagtatgtacatacatatatatgtttcaaAGAGCGactatcaaaaaataattctttgatttttttcgatcgtAGTGCGTTTCGTGGTAAGTCAAAACATCGttagtcgaggactacctgtatatgattgttgatgatacaattttagctcaatctcgaaaatttatttaaattgtgagtgttctgttttaactttcaatatttaattttaattttaatattgttattataattttattttaatatttgaatttaattttaatatagttaaataatagttttaattttgatatttaatttgaattttttaatttaatttttatttcgatattttatacGTCCCAGCTAAGTTGGCCTGTGGTGGCCTTCGTTGGTTTAGTTTATACGTACAATAAGCTATGATTATGTGTTAGTTTAACGGCATTTTACTAACAATATGTGATGAATactatttgaagtatttttcaataaaattagtagGCAAAATTGTGTAGtctaaaagagaaaaaaatctaaaaatattcccatcgtctATATCATAGCATCGTAACctctggatattcgcggcacacattgtttacgactcgtataGTTTGtcagatacgtacatacatagttacatacgtacttcatcggcagtcgctagttattccgtatatgcataggtgacaaaacgctaactaacatcggttttctccctcacgtgcgatctcactcgcacgcattaggccaAAGTGCTGTTCGGGGAAAAAATATTGCCGTGGCATATATGTAGGTTAAGATGCTCTggtctatattatgtaaattattgcaaaatttaaaatatgataattttttgaacAGGAGTaaccaacctttttttatacaacaaaacttTTAAAGcgagaaaaaaatgttaaattattccCGTCGTCTTTATGTcaatgtattaataataattgtttaaaCAGGGATAACCAACCTTTTCatacaacaatttttaaaatgagaaaaaaatatgttcataaATAAGATAATTTAAGGCAAATTCAAACGGATAATAGTGTAATGgcgtaattaataaacaattaaattataataccaGACGGttgtgtaaaatttttattttaaaaatctttttatagtTATTTAACATTtgcagctacatatgtacatatgtatgtatgattataaaatttgttaaaacattataataacaccggttttaattttttatggaacACTCATACATTTTCttgaattttacaatatttataaaatttaagcgTAAATGTACAAATAgcaaatttttacaaatgccaTAAACTTATCAATACATACTTCGCTAATGAATGATGTCCTTCGAATCAATCTCCTTTATATAAAGGCACCCCACCCCATATAATGCACACATGTATCTTGATTCACTAGGTCTTTTGTATGCTGAGCATACTCGACACTTTATTGTCAAATACTTTGACTCTATTTGCTTTAATTCGTGCTTCCGCAGATCGCTCGAAAGTCGTAATGAATGGTCAGCTCATTACGACTTTCAAGTGATGAAACAGGATATAATGGGGTTCTAGTACAGATTTAATGGTGCTAATCAGGTTTTTTTTCAGCGGTATAAACTTGTATTCTCACAAACAATTCTAGTGAGCAATCCATGTTTTATGATCTTTGCTCTATTGTACACACGAAATGAAAACCTTCCTCTCTACTGAATGATTCTCTCATCGAGGTATAATGAGAGAATCAttctgtataaaaaaattggttaacccagttaaaaaattattatatttaaaattttgcaatcatttatattataaagacgatgggaatattttaaattgtttcgtcacttaaaacatttatttgtataaaaaaggttgggaaccccTTTTATTTGAATCAGTCGATATGTTTAATATGTTTGGtttacaaacatttataaaagttttcatAAGTTTTTTGAAATTACCTTCAATTTACGATTTTTTCGATCACGACAAGGGTCAGTTGCGATTCGGCTCACAAGCGGAGTGTTAAATGAATGCAAAATTCTTCGAGATATTTATGAGCATGTCTTACCCAGTGGTACACAATTcacaataatgaaaaattaatttaaatagcagtcaaaatctcgatatcgaatttttatatgatctcaaaactgcatacatatattaatttactacattttacatacatatgaatatattcaaacacaatctgctttaggtcatcgactttagtgattctttaattaatattatgtattagatgtattatgagcatttataaggattgtcaataggtttttgagctctttttcctattatgctgtagattaacattagaataatataatactacgattactaaccaaattaaattaaattttaaaatagaaaatgattagtagatcagtagctattaaaatagatataagatgttttgtgaacataatttcgtaataataaaaatcattttaaaagtgctttttattaaataaaaagaaaaaattgattaaataaaaaatgttgaaaaatgataaaaaaattatttattagtttaTCCATTATtccaaaatacatttaaaaataacttaaCCCATTAAAAttctttacatttttaaatgccATTTGTATCCTTAGCATACCAAGGTAACATATTAGTAGTTAAGTAGTACTTTCCACGTACATCAGTGGGAGTCCAATATCCCATATACGTTTTTATGTTGTTTGAACAACTTTTTGATTTGAACGTATTCCAATTATCACATTTGACagccaaaaatttattattgtaaacactttcagcaaaaaaatatccacttCTTAAATGACTGCATGAAGCTAGGAAGCATCCTGCCATATCCGATCCACCATCGGGGTAAAAATCAACGTGACCTGaaatacatttgtacgtatgtaataacgaaacattaattcaataaaattaaaaagcatAAAAGAGATTTTTAAACCAATTTGTGTTGAAAGACCAGTAATGTACATATTGGTGTGAATAATATCTACAAAATTAGCATCAGTTGAATCCAACCTCAAATTACTGGGCTCGTAAACGAAACAAGGACCAGCTGGATCTAGACCGGTAATTCGATCCAATTTTACTCCAGTCAACTTTAGGAATGTTTTACCGGCAAACCCAGATGCATGTGCTCCCAAACTATGACCCACCAAATAGA
Coding sequences:
- the LOC143911933 gene encoding pancreatic triacylglycerol lipase-like isoform X1 is translated as MKSLSLFISLFMVLVIFNHGTEAFFDGVINFVERGVLQSLTSNCEYYKKISIFIDEIEGMLYNQKLGIDFNIILGTTAKKLTFADYENAKRVAKPKLMTLVFTHYYGNQEKKYTFNEILSGILTSSNYNKSLPLILIIHGYIGQFYPFNYLEIARNVKNTGKVNVLTLDHSIMMTDSYFTSSTNAQIVGEAVGKLLAELYKNGLRNYHLTGHSLGAHASGFAGKVFQNITGIKLNRISGLDPAGPCFFYEPANLRLTSTDADFVDVIHTNMGVFGIPTSIGHVDFFPHGGSIAAGCWFSVCSHLIVGFYYAESVTNNNFLGVQCSDWNTFRSGVCVNNARAIMGYWTPTDTRGNYYLDVNMFPLFAKGESGLRE
- the LOC143911933 gene encoding lipase member I-like isoform X2 — translated: MMTDSYFTSSTNAQIVGEAVGKLLAELYKNGLRNYHLTGHSLGAHASGFAGKVFQNITGIKLNRISGLDPAGPCFFYEPANLRLTSTDADFVDVIHTNMGVFGIPTSIGHVDFFPHGGSIAAGCWFSVCSHLIVGFYYAESVTNNNFLGVQCSDWNTFRSGVCVNNARAIMGYWTPTDTRGNYYLDVNMFPLFAKGESGLRE
- the LOC143912340 gene encoding pancreatic lipase-related protein 2-like, with translation MSASGYKIENAVQINSISILSIFEETVVRKMVSNCTMAKQLTSADYNSLKLTAEPKIKTMSFTHYVGNEEIIYPFDSAASAILSSPKYNRKICKSVKNAGLDNVFSLDHSVMMSDSYFTTSTNSQIVGEALGGLLAKLYAGGIRKFYLVGHSLGAHASGFAGKTFLKLTGVKLDRITGLDPAGPCFVYEPSNLRLDSTDANFVDIIHTNMYITGLSTQIGHVDFYPDGGSDMAGCFLASCSHLRSGYFFAESVYNNKFLAVKCDNWNTFKSKSCSNNIKTYMGYWTPTDVRGKYYLTTNMLPWYAKDTNGI